A DNA window from Polynucleobacter sp. AP-Titi-500A-B4 contains the following coding sequences:
- a CDS encoding DEAD/DEAH box helicase: protein MTNTATEINSSTGVGDSVVSAAAPSTLPPATITFADFGLDPLIQKAVAEQGYNTPTPIQAQSIPHVLAGSDLMGAAQTGTGKTAAFVLPIIQKILRHASNSASPARHPIRALVLTPTRELAVQVAENAASYSKHTDLRAAVVYGGVDMKEQVSILRNGVEILIATPGRLLDHIGSKVANLSQVEILVLDEADRMLDMGFLPDLQRIINLIPAQRQTLLFSATFSPEIKKLAQSYLRTPVTVEVARQNAAADTVKQVVHMVSSGDKQRAIVKVLENRTRQGLSRQCIIFTNSRLGCAKLARALERDGIKAGAIHGDKSQGERTLTLDAFKSGAIEVLVATDVAARGLDIPDMPCVINHELPYNAEDFIHRIGRTGRAGSKGDAIALVDDSEKRLLDDIEKLMKRKLDIQALPEGIPAYAKPSSNSSASAKMSDPFFYKPYEPSAKAASSDDVVKPEEKKVGITPAKPAVGALLGGFKKK from the coding sequence TTGACAAATACTGCTACTGAAATAAATTCATCTACAGGGGTTGGCGACTCAGTCGTTTCTGCGGCTGCCCCTAGTACCCTCCCTCCAGCAACAATCACTTTTGCTGATTTTGGTTTAGACCCGCTGATTCAAAAAGCGGTTGCTGAACAGGGCTACAACACTCCGACTCCGATTCAAGCGCAATCGATTCCGCATGTATTGGCCGGAAGTGACTTAATGGGCGCTGCACAAACTGGTACTGGTAAAACGGCAGCCTTTGTGTTGCCCATTATTCAAAAGATTTTGCGGCATGCGAGCAACAGCGCGTCGCCTGCGCGTCATCCCATCCGTGCCTTGGTCCTAACGCCTACAAGAGAGTTGGCAGTGCAAGTGGCTGAGAACGCCGCTAGCTATTCCAAACATACCGATCTGCGTGCCGCTGTGGTCTATGGTGGTGTGGATATGAAAGAACAGGTCTCCATTTTACGAAATGGTGTCGAGATTCTGATTGCAACGCCAGGCCGCTTGCTGGATCACATTGGCTCTAAGGTCGCCAATCTATCTCAGGTAGAAATTTTGGTGCTGGACGAAGCTGACCGCATGTTGGATATGGGTTTCTTGCCAGATCTCCAGCGCATCATTAATTTGATCCCTGCGCAAAGACAAACCCTATTGTTCTCGGCGACTTTCTCGCCAGAAATTAAAAAGCTCGCTCAAAGTTATTTGCGTACACCGGTAACGGTTGAGGTAGCTCGTCAAAATGCTGCAGCCGATACTGTCAAGCAAGTAGTGCATATGGTGTCATCCGGCGATAAGCAGCGCGCGATTGTCAAAGTCTTAGAGAATCGTACACGTCAAGGTTTGTCGCGTCAGTGCATCATCTTTACCAATAGTCGTCTAGGTTGCGCCAAGTTGGCGCGAGCTCTAGAGCGTGATGGTATTAAAGCAGGCGCGATTCATGGTGATAAGAGTCAGGGCGAACGCACCTTAACTTTGGATGCCTTTAAATCTGGTGCGATTGAAGTCTTAGTTGCGACGGATGTAGCAGCGCGTGGTTTGGATATTCCAGACATGCCATGCGTAATCAATCACGAGTTGCCTTATAACGCTGAAGACTTCATTCACCGCATTGGTCGTACTGGCCGTGCGGGTAGTAAAGGTGACGCGATTGCTTTGGTGGACGATAGTGAAAAACGTTTGCTCGATGACATTGAAAAATTGATGAAGCGTAAGCTGGATATCCAAGCCCTGCCAGAAGGCATTCCCGCTTATGCCAAGCCATCTTCAAACAGTAGTGCATCAGCAAAAATGTCAGACCCATTTTTCTACAAGCCTTACGAACCTAGTGCTAAGGCAGCATCATCTGATGATGTTGTTAAGCCTGAAGAGAAAAAAGTGGGCATTACTCCTGCAAAGCCAGCAGTTGGTGCTTTGCTAGGTGGCTTCAAAAAGAAATAA
- a CDS encoding heme-binding protein translates to MASKPYLTQADVQKILDAADKHAAKNNFAVTIAVCDEGGHMLGLIRRDGCAPLSSYIAQEKARTAAMGKRETRVYEEIINNGRHAFLSAPHVSGMLEGGVNIEVNGFTIGAVGVSGVKSAEDAETAKAGIAAIL, encoded by the coding sequence TTGGCATCTAAACCTTATTTAACTCAAGCTGATGTTCAGAAGATTTTGGATGCGGCGGATAAACATGCTGCTAAAAACAATTTTGCAGTGACGATTGCGGTTTGTGATGAAGGTGGTCACATGCTGGGTTTAATTCGTCGCGATGGTTGTGCTCCTTTGTCTTCTTACATCGCTCAAGAAAAAGCGCGTACTGCAGCAATGGGTAAACGTGAGACGCGGGTTTACGAAGAAATTATTAATAATGGTCGCCATGCATTTCTATCAGCCCCGCACGTATCGGGCATGTTAGAAGGCGGCGTCAATATCGAGGTAAATGGGTTTACCATCGGCGCAGTCGGCGTTTCCGGCGTTAAATCTGCGGAAGATGCTGAGACCGCTAAGGCCGGCATCGCCGCCATCTTGTAA
- a CDS encoding alanine--glyoxylate aminotransferase family protein, with translation MLKLDNHASGRHFLHIPGPSPVPPRVLRAISYQTIDHRGPEFGAFGLKVLDGIKKIFKTEHPVIIYSASGTGSWEGALVNVLNAGDKVLFYETGQFANLWRALAAKIGLQAEVIGKTGKDTWRWGVDAAVIEERLRKDTQHEIKAVCVVHNETSTGMTSNIAAVRKAIDAAKHPALLIVDSVSGLGSADYRHDEWGVDVTVAGSQKGLMLPPGIGFNALSPKAIEVSKHSKIPKAYLAWDEILESNKNGYWPTTPSTNLMYGLHEAMDMMMAEGLDTIFARHQRLAEACRRAVAAWGLENQCQDSSAYSPVLTAAVVPEGMDADVLRKHALEKFNLSLGTGLGKLKGKIFRIGHLGDCNELSLMAALSGAEMSLGAMGYKPKESGVVAAQEFLK, from the coding sequence ATGTTGAAACTAGATAACCACGCATCAGGACGCCATTTCTTACACATACCTGGCCCAAGCCCAGTACCCCCACGCGTTTTGCGTGCCATTAGCTATCAGACCATCGACCATCGTGGCCCGGAGTTTGGGGCGTTTGGTTTGAAGGTTTTGGATGGCATTAAGAAAATTTTTAAAACTGAACATCCAGTGATAATTTATTCCGCTTCTGGCACAGGTTCATGGGAAGGTGCCTTAGTAAACGTTCTGAATGCTGGTGACAAGGTGCTTTTTTACGAAACTGGTCAGTTTGCAAACTTATGGCGTGCGCTTGCGGCCAAAATTGGTTTACAAGCTGAGGTAATCGGTAAGACTGGTAAAGATACCTGGCGTTGGGGTGTGGATGCTGCAGTGATTGAAGAGCGTTTGCGCAAAGATACTCAACATGAAATCAAAGCGGTATGTGTTGTTCATAACGAGACCTCAACGGGTATGACATCAAACATTGCTGCTGTTCGAAAGGCAATTGATGCTGCTAAACACCCCGCATTACTGATTGTTGATAGCGTGTCTGGTCTGGGTTCGGCCGACTATCGCCACGATGAGTGGGGTGTTGATGTAACGGTTGCAGGATCACAGAAAGGCTTGATGTTGCCGCCAGGAATTGGCTTTAATGCACTCTCGCCCAAGGCAATTGAAGTGAGTAAGCACAGTAAGATTCCTAAAGCCTATTTGGCTTGGGACGAAATTCTTGAATCCAATAAAAATGGTTATTGGCCAACCACACCTAGTACAAATTTAATGTACGGTTTGCATGAAGCTATGGATATGATGATGGCTGAAGGTTTGGATACGATTTTTGCTCGACACCAACGTTTGGCTGAAGCGTGTCGTCGTGCAGTTGCAGCGTGGGGCCTTGAAAATCAGTGTCAAGATTCCTCCGCCTATTCTCCAGTTCTGACTGCTGCAGTAGTTCCCGAAGGAATGGACGCAGATGTCTTGCGCAAACATGCATTAGAAAAATTCAATCTCTCTTTAGGAACTGGGCTTGGTAAATTGAAAGGTAAGATTTTCCGTATTGGTCATTTAGGTGATTGCAATGAGCTCAGTCTGATGGCGGCACTCAGCGGGGCGGAAATGAGTCTGGGAGCTATGGGGTATAAGCCCAAGGAAAGTGGCGTAGTTGCAGCACAAGAATTCCTCAAATAA
- a CDS encoding GntR family transcriptional regulator has product MTVIEQPNSQNLHEATFQKLRSLLVEGKIAPGSKLNERELAESLNVSRTPIREAIRRLAADGLVELIANRGAIAVQLSLEDVIHTFDVIADLEGFSGELAANNISDTTLSELEALQYEMMASYARRDLSSYYKLNLRIHHLINQAANNPVLSRLFTQVNARIEALRFRSNQDGVKWEKAVEEHQEMLDALKARDSKRMRKIMIQHVQNKRDVVVQLLKAETSTMETTK; this is encoded by the coding sequence ATGACGGTCATAGAGCAGCCAAATTCTCAGAATCTGCATGAGGCAACCTTCCAAAAGCTCAGATCACTCTTGGTTGAAGGAAAGATCGCGCCAGGCAGCAAGCTCAATGAACGTGAATTAGCTGAAAGCCTCAATGTTTCGCGTACACCGATTCGTGAAGCGATCCGTCGTTTGGCTGCTGATGGCTTGGTTGAGCTGATTGCGAATCGTGGCGCCATTGCTGTGCAACTGAGTTTGGAGGATGTGATTCACACCTTTGATGTGATCGCAGACTTGGAGGGATTCTCGGGTGAGTTAGCCGCCAATAACATTAGCGATACCACCCTCTCTGAATTAGAAGCACTCCAATATGAAATGATGGCCTCGTATGCGCGCCGTGATTTATCCAGTTATTACAAACTAAATCTGCGTATTCATCACCTCATTAATCAAGCTGCCAACAACCCAGTGTTGTCTCGCCTCTTTACGCAAGTCAATGCCCGTATCGAAGCGCTGCGCTTTCGCTCTAACCAAGACGGCGTTAAATGGGAAAAGGCCGTGGAGGAACATCAAGAGATGCTCGATGCCCTCAAAGCCCGTGATAGCAAGAGAATGCGCAAGATCATGATTCAGCATGTACAAAATAAACGAGATGTCGTCGTGCAACTCCTCAAGGCGGAAACTAGCACCATGGAGACGACCAAATGA
- a CDS encoding FAD-binding and (Fe-S)-binding domain-containing protein, with translation MNKPLDLKELMLDQVTLAKRLRQETSGEVMTDSASRGRYATDASIYQAMPVAVFLPKTAEDIATAIQIAAELGVPVLPRGGGTSQCGQTTGAALVIDNTKYFRNVLDLNLDKGYVEVEPGIVLDHLNGSLKQHGLWYPVDVSTAGQATIGGMAGNNSCGSRSIAYGNMVHNVLGINAWMANGQIAEFGNYANSSGVAKQLGDFVKGLAHSLQPEIEAHFPKVLRRVAGYNLDIFHPQSELPYTQDGSVNLSHLLVGSEGTLAYFKSLKLKLAPLPKHKVLGIVNFASFYKAMDSAQHIVKLGPTAVELVDRTMIDLARSNPSFKKTIETALIDHTAQTPEAILLVEFSGEAHAPLLEKLTALQELMGDLGLPSSVVSMPDTSLQKNLWEVRKAGLNIMMSLKGDGKPVSFIEDCAVPLESLADYTQALTDVFSKYGSRGTWYAHASVGTLHVRPILDMRRDGAQKMRAVAEEASALVRKYKGAYSGEHGDGLCRGEWISWQFGPKITEALAEIKQAFDPKGLFNPGKIVNPPKMDDSINFRFPPSYKVIPLQPALDWSAWNVQNNPVTEETTAPGTGGDPAMGLAKAVEMCNNNGHCRKFDAEVMCPSYRVTRDERHLTRGRANTLRLALSNQLDIKDESSPLGSDAIKEVMELCVSCKACRRECPTGVDMAKMKIEFLSAYKKRVGHSLRDLAVAYLPKYAGTISSIPLLPTILNLRNHIAPIAKLQEWVMGISAQRSLPVWKSKTFWSKSAAIKTYQYSPDELSAQKGVVLLADTFNAYFEDENLAAALKVLTAAGYSVHIPHKSQSKSTQEQNNCSKEFCCGRTYLAAGMVDKARETLGELVNHLAPYAQKNIPIIGLEPSCLFTLKDEALVMGFDERAITVSKQAQLLEEFLANEVKAGKLNLHLKSASKPVLFHGHCHQKSFAAVTPAMELLKLIPNAEPKLIESSCCGMAGSFGYEAEHIEVSKQMAEATLLPSIRKSPDSWVVADGTSCRHQIADGTQREAVHIARILAAHLQ, from the coding sequence ATGAATAAACCTTTAGACCTCAAAGAGTTGATGCTTGATCAAGTAACACTAGCTAAGCGTCTGCGCCAAGAAACTTCTGGTGAGGTGATGACCGATAGCGCTAGCCGTGGACGCTATGCAACCGATGCCTCGATTTACCAAGCAATGCCAGTAGCAGTGTTTTTACCGAAGACTGCGGAAGATATTGCAACAGCTATTCAGATTGCAGCAGAACTTGGCGTACCCGTTCTACCCCGTGGTGGAGGCACTAGTCAGTGTGGTCAGACCACTGGCGCAGCACTTGTCATTGATAACACCAAGTATTTCAGAAACGTTCTCGATCTCAATCTTGATAAAGGCTATGTAGAAGTTGAGCCCGGCATCGTGCTTGATCACCTTAATGGCTCACTCAAGCAACACGGTCTTTGGTATCCAGTCGATGTATCAACCGCTGGACAAGCCACCATTGGGGGCATGGCAGGCAATAACTCTTGCGGTAGCCGCTCGATTGCCTACGGCAATATGGTGCACAACGTTTTAGGTATCAATGCTTGGATGGCTAATGGTCAGATTGCGGAGTTTGGTAACTATGCCAATAGTTCTGGGGTTGCTAAACAGCTAGGTGACTTTGTTAAAGGCTTGGCGCATTCGCTCCAACCTGAGATCGAAGCCCACTTCCCGAAAGTACTGAGACGTGTCGCAGGTTACAACCTGGATATCTTCCACCCGCAAAGTGAATTGCCTTACACGCAAGATGGTAGCGTCAACCTCTCCCATCTCTTAGTGGGTAGCGAAGGAACGTTAGCCTATTTCAAATCCCTCAAGCTCAAACTAGCACCACTGCCCAAACATAAAGTCTTGGGTATTGTGAACTTCGCTAGTTTTTATAAAGCTATGGATAGCGCTCAGCACATTGTGAAGCTAGGCCCTACAGCAGTTGAGTTAGTCGATCGCACCATGATTGACTTAGCGCGCAGCAATCCGAGCTTTAAGAAGACAATTGAGACTGCACTGATTGATCACACTGCGCAAACACCAGAAGCCATTTTGTTAGTGGAGTTTTCTGGTGAAGCGCATGCGCCCTTACTTGAAAAGCTTACAGCCCTACAAGAACTCATGGGCGACTTAGGTTTACCGAGTTCAGTAGTGTCCATGCCCGATACATCCTTGCAAAAGAATCTATGGGAAGTGCGTAAAGCTGGGCTAAACATCATGATGAGTCTTAAGGGTGATGGCAAGCCAGTCAGCTTTATTGAAGATTGCGCCGTACCACTTGAGAGTTTGGCTGATTACACCCAAGCATTAACAGACGTCTTTTCTAAATATGGTTCGCGCGGTACTTGGTACGCCCATGCTTCTGTCGGCACATTACACGTCCGCCCTATTCTGGATATGCGCAGAGATGGTGCGCAAAAGATGCGTGCGGTTGCTGAGGAAGCTTCTGCATTGGTACGCAAATACAAAGGTGCCTATAGCGGCGAACATGGTGATGGTTTATGTCGTGGTGAATGGATCTCATGGCAGTTCGGTCCAAAAATTACTGAAGCACTTGCAGAAATTAAACAGGCATTTGATCCCAAGGGCTTATTCAACCCTGGCAAGATCGTTAATCCACCGAAGATGGATGACTCCATCAACTTTAGATTTCCCCCGAGCTACAAAGTTATTCCATTGCAACCTGCCTTGGATTGGTCAGCTTGGAACGTTCAAAATAATCCAGTCACAGAAGAAACTACCGCACCGGGTACCGGCGGCGATCCCGCTATGGGCTTGGCTAAGGCTGTAGAAATGTGCAATAACAATGGTCACTGCCGTAAGTTTGATGCTGAAGTAATGTGCCCAAGTTATCGCGTCACTCGTGATGAGAGGCACCTTACCCGCGGTAGAGCCAATACCTTACGCTTAGCACTCTCCAATCAACTCGATATCAAAGATGAATCTTCACCGCTAGGCAGCGATGCGATTAAAGAAGTCATGGAGCTGTGCGTCAGCTGCAAAGCCTGTCGGCGCGAGTGCCCTACTGGCGTTGATATGGCTAAGATGAAGATTGAGTTCCTCTCTGCCTATAAGAAACGGGTTGGCCATTCTTTACGTGATCTAGCAGTGGCTTATCTTCCTAAATATGCAGGAACGATTAGTAGCATTCCACTCTTACCGACCATTCTCAATCTGCGTAATCACATTGCGCCAATTGCCAAATTACAAGAATGGGTCATGGGTATCTCCGCCCAAAGAAGTTTGCCAGTTTGGAAAAGCAAAACCTTCTGGAGCAAATCAGCAGCTATCAAGACTTACCAATACAGCCCTGATGAGCTCTCAGCACAAAAGGGTGTGGTGCTATTGGCCGATACTTTTAACGCCTACTTTGAAGATGAAAATCTCGCAGCAGCTTTGAAAGTACTCACTGCCGCTGGCTATAGCGTGCATATTCCACACAAGAGCCAAAGTAAGTCAACTCAAGAACAAAATAATTGCTCTAAAGAGTTTTGCTGCGGCAGAACTTACTTAGCAGCAGGCATGGTCGATAAAGCCAGGGAAACCTTGGGAGAGCTCGTTAATCATCTTGCACCCTATGCCCAGAAAAACATTCCGATCATTGGTCTAGAACCCTCTTGCCTCTTCACCCTCAAGGATGAAGCCTTAGTAATGGGCTTTGATGAGCGTGCGATCACCGTTTCCAAACAGGCGCAACTCTTAGAAGAGTTTTTAGCCAATGAAGTCAAAGCGGGCAAACTCAATTTACACCTCAAGTCAGCAAGTAAGCCTGTACTGTTTCACGGTCACTGCCACCAGAAGTCTTTTGCAGCAGTAACACCTGCGATGGAGTTACTCAAACTCATTCCGAATGCAGAACCCAAACTCATTGAAAGTTCTTGTTGCGGTATGGCGGGTAGCTTTGGCTATGAAGCAGAACATATCGAAGTATCTAAGCAAATGGCTGAAGCAACCCTCTTGCCCAGTATTCGGAAATCACCAGATAGTTGGGTTGTAGCTGATGGCACTAGCTGTCGTCATCAAATTGCCGATGGCACTCAAAGAGAGGCTGTCCATATCGCCAGAATCTTGGCTGCACATCTGCAATAA
- a CDS encoding AzlD domain-containing protein gives MMNTMTNALSGWGLWIALVGACIGTYFCRAIGVFLSQSINQDSEIFRWLAAVTYAMVAALTVRLIVMPLGLMATVPLWVRILICALSIGVMVSKPTKRLVPALLTGTLLMVGYGVIR, from the coding sequence ATGATGAATACCATGACCAATGCACTTTCTGGGTGGGGTTTATGGATTGCTTTGGTAGGCGCCTGCATTGGGACTTATTTCTGCAGAGCGATTGGCGTATTTCTCTCGCAAAGTATTAATCAAGATAGCGAAATCTTTCGTTGGTTGGCTGCGGTGACCTATGCCATGGTTGCGGCTTTAACGGTGCGCTTAATAGTCATGCCATTGGGATTGATGGCAACCGTACCTTTATGGGTACGTATCCTGATCTGTGCTTTGAGTATTGGCGTCATGGTCTCTAAGCCAACCAAGCGTTTAGTTCCGGCCTTATTGACTGGAACCTTGCTCATGGTTGGGTACGGCGTGATTCGTTAA
- a CDS encoding AzlC family ABC transporter permease, with translation MSSADQPYIDPSEIALEGSAAERFKSPKDAFWTGMRDAAGAPAMVLFAGMVGFGAMGKTNGFDVWFTTFTSFFMFALPGQVVLLEMAITGSSVIAIALAVTLTSTRFITMTVTLFPQFAKKDRNRSLYASVHLLAMTAWAISMREFHAIETQHRLAYFVGLGLLCWLISIPGTILGFYLAGMVPPAVTLGLVFINPLFFLLTFTEVKPWINRIALLLGCIFGPIFFIVDRDTSLLTAGLISGTLAYFIDRKFLRKKSGVVG, from the coding sequence ATGTCATCAGCAGACCAACCCTATATTGATCCTAGTGAAATTGCGCTAGAGGGTTCTGCAGCAGAGCGCTTCAAGAGTCCTAAAGATGCCTTCTGGACAGGAATGCGAGATGCAGCAGGCGCTCCAGCAATGGTCCTCTTTGCTGGCATGGTGGGCTTCGGAGCGATGGGTAAGACCAACGGCTTTGATGTTTGGTTCACCACCTTCACTTCATTTTTTATGTTCGCCTTACCAGGGCAGGTGGTCTTGCTAGAGATGGCCATTACTGGCTCATCGGTAATTGCCATTGCATTAGCAGTGACCTTAACGTCGACCCGTTTCATCACGATGACGGTGACACTCTTTCCGCAGTTCGCCAAAAAAGATCGCAACCGTAGTTTGTATGCATCAGTGCATTTATTGGCGATGACTGCATGGGCAATCTCGATGAGAGAGTTTCATGCAATCGAAACTCAGCATCGTTTAGCCTATTTTGTTGGTCTAGGATTGCTCTGCTGGCTGATTTCTATTCCGGGAACCATCTTGGGTTTCTACTTGGCAGGCATGGTGCCTCCTGCAGTCACACTGGGCCTGGTCTTTATTAATCCACTATTTTTCTTGCTCACGTTTACGGAAGTGAAGCCTTGGATTAATCGCATTGCCTTACTGTTAGGTTGTATTTTTGGCCCGATTTTCTTTATCGTCGATCGTGATACTAGCTTGCTCACAGCAGGCCTTATCAGCGGTACCTTGGCTTACTTTATTGATCGTAAGTTCTTGCGCAAAAAGTCTGGAGTCGTCGGATGA